In the genome of Streptomyces violaceoruber, the window TTCGGCGACCCCCGGGTGGGCGCCGTGGCGGGCAACGCGAAGGTCGGCAACAAGGACAGCCTCATCGGCGCCTGGCAGCACATCGAGTACGTGATGGGCTTCAACCTGGACCGCCGGATGTACGACGTCCTCGGCTGCATGCCGACCATCCCCGGTGCGGTCGGCGCCTTCCGCCGGTCCGCCCTGGAACCCATCGGCGGCATGAGCGACGACACGCTCGCCGAGGACACCGACGTCACCATGGCGCTGCACCGCGCCGGCTGGCGGGTGGTGTACGCCGAGAACGCGCGCGCCTGGACCGAGGCCCCGGAGTCCGTCGGCCAGCTGTGGTCCCAGCGCTACCGCTGGTCGTACGGCACCATGCAGGCCATCTGGAAGCACCGCCGCGCGGTGATCGAGAAGGGTCCCTCGGGCCGCTTCGGCCGGGTGGGCCTGCCCTTCGTCTCCCTGTTCATGGTCCTGGCCCCGCTGCTCGCCCCGCTGATCGACGTCTTCCTGCTCTACGGCCTGGTCTTCGGCCCGACCGAGAAGACGATCGTGGCCTGGCTGGGCGTCCTGGCCATCCAGGCGGTGTGCGCGGCGTACGCCTTCCGGCTCGACCGGGAGAAGCTGACCCCGCTCATCTCGCTGCCCCTCCAGCAGATCCTGTACCGCCAGATCATGTACGTGGTGCTGCTCCAGTCCTGGATCACGGCGCTCACCGGCGGCCGGCTGCGCTGGCAGAAGCTGCGGCGCAGCGGCGGCGTGTCCGCGCCGCCGCCCGGCGCCGACGGCGTGCCGCCCCAGCGGCGGTCCGGAGCCATGGACGGGAGGCCGGTCGGATGACCACCCCGCCGTACGACCCGACGCGGCCGACCCCGGCACCCGGCCCGACCACGCCTTTTCCGACCACGCCCTTCCCGGCCACGCCTGCCCCGCCCCGGAGCGCCCCGCACATGACCGCACCACCCCTCCACCCGCCCGTGGGCACGGACACCGACGTACCGGTGGCGCCCCAGCAGAAGCAGGCCCGGCGCGCTCCCGTGCGCGACCGGTACTTCGACCTGCTGCGGGCGGTGGCGCTCTTCCGGGTGGTCCTCTACCACCTGATGGGCTGGGCCTGGCTGCCGGTGGTGTTCCCGTCCATGGGCGTCATGTTCGCCCTCGCGGGCAACCTGATGGCCCGCAGCCTCAAGCGGCCCGCCGTCCAGGTCGTCCGCAGCCGCATGCGCCGCCTGCTGCCGCCGCTGTGGCTGCTGGGCGTGGTGGGCGTGACCGGCATGGTGCTCCAGGGCTGGGGGCCGAACGAGGACGGGCACCCGGGCTGGTGGTGGTTCCACCTCCTCTACTGGGTCCTGCCGCTGAGCGACCCGCCCTTCGCCGAGAGCGTGCCGGGCATCCACGGCATCCTGGGCGAGGACTGGGCCGCGGAACTCGGCGGGCCGCTGTGGTACATCCGCGCCTACCTCTGGTACGTCCTGCTCTCGCCGGTGCTGCTGCGCGCGCTGCGCGCCCTGCCGTGGCTGACGATCCTCGCGCCGCTCGCCCTGTCGGCCGCCTTCCAATTCGGCTACCTGAACCTGCCGGGCGAGCGCTTCCCGTCCGCGCTCACGGACTTCAGCACCTTCGGGGCCTGCTGGGTCCTCGGCATGGCCCACCAGGAAGGCATCCTGAAACGGCTGCCGCGCTACGTCGTGCCCTCGGTGGCCCCGGTGATCGCCGCCCTGGGCCTGTGGTACGCCTTCCGGGAGGGCTTCAAGACCGGGTACGACCTGGACTCCATCCCGTTCGCGCAGGCCGTCTGGTCCTTCGCCACGGTGCTGCTGCTCCTGCACGTCAGCCCGTCGTGGACCGAGTGGCCGCGTCGGCTGCGCCGCTGGGACCGGCTGATCACCCTGCTCAACTCCCGCGCGGTGACGATCTACCTGTGGCACAACGTCTGCATCCTGATCGCGGCCACGCTGTGGGACCAGTTGTGGGGCTTCGAGGTCATGTACGAGAACGTCCCGTGGCTGCTGGAGAGCCCCTGGCCGGTCCTGGCCATCGCCTGGCTGCTCATCGGGAGCTGCATCGTCTGGTTCGGCTGGATGGAGGACGTGGCGGCCAAGCGCAGCCCCCAGCTGTGGCCGGACGGCGGGAAGCGCACGGCACCGAAGCGGCCGAGGGCCCGCGCCGCGCACCGGGGCTGACGCGCACCGGGGCTGACGTGTGTCGGCCCCCCGTGCGAGACTGCCCCGGTTGCGGGAGTGAACAGGGTGGCGTGAGCCGGTCAGGGGGAGCAGCGGGATGAGCAAGCGGCAGACGCGGAAGATGCTGGAGTTGATGGCGAGCGGGGAGCCGGTCCAGCTCACCAGCCGGATGTCCTCGGTGAAGAAGCTCGCCAAGCTCGCCTTCGTCGCCCAGCAGTTCGGGTACGAATACGCAGACGTGCGCCAGAGCGGGGGGAACAACGCCGCGCTCACCATGCTGCTCGTCCCCGACCCGGGCCCGCAGGCCCGCACCCGGGCCGCGCAGAACTGGGCGCAGTACCCGAACGCCGGCGACGGCGTGTCGCTGCCGCCGCTCGTGCCGGACGCCTTCGAACTCCTCAAGGCGCGCATCAACTTCGACCTCACCGGCAAGAACGCCCAGAAGAACATGGGCTACGGCGCGCTCGGCGGCACCGTCGCCTGTGTGGTCATCGCCTTCCGCGAGGGCGGCTCGTCCGACGACTTCCTCATCTCCGGGATCATCTGGCTGGTCCTCATGGCGGCCCTGGGCATCGGCTTCCTCGTCACCCGCAAGCGCAACGCCAAGTTCGCCGCCCGGCTGCAGGCCGCCGGCTTCGTGCCGATGGCCGACGAGACGGGACGGGTGCGGTACCTGCCGCCCGGCGGGCAGCTGCCGGGGCACGGGAACCCGTTCGGTGCCGTGCCCGGCGGCTACGGACAGCCGGCCCCCGGCCAGTACGCCGCCCAGCCGCCGCAGCAGCAGCCGTACGGCGGACCGCAGCAGGCCCAGCAGCCGTACGCCCCGCAGCCGGTTCCGCAGGCCCAGCCCTACGCGGCTCCGCAGGCCCAGCAGCCCTACGCGCCCCCGCAGACCCAGCAGCCGTATCCGCCCCAGCAGCCCCCGCAGCCGTACGCCCAGCCGCAGCAGCAGCCGTACGCGCCGCCGCAACCGCAGCAGCCGTACCCGGCGCAGGGCCACCCGCAGCAGAACCCGCACTGGCAGCCCCGGCCCCCGCAGGGCTGACCGCGATCTCTCACCCCGCGCCCGTGCCGGGTGAGAGCGACGTTCCCTCCCGGTCATCCACAGCCCCACCGGCCCGAAACGCGTCCTGCCTAGCGTCGGTGCCACCGAGCTGTGGAGCACCGTGGAGGCGCGATGAAAGCCCGTGGCGGACGCTGGATCGAGTACTGGGATCCCGAGAACGAGACCTTCTGGAAGGAGACGGGACGGCGAACGGCCCGGCGGAACCTGTTCTTCTCCGTGCTCTCCGAGCACATCGGGTTCTCCGTCTGGACCCTGTGGTCCGTGCTGGTGCTCTTCATGGGCCCGGAGTACGGGCTGTCCCCGGCCGACAAGTTCCTGCTGACGTCCGTGGTGACCCTCGTCGGGGCCGTCGTACGGGTGCCGTACACCTTCGCCGTGGCCGTCTTCGGCGGGCGGAACTGGACGGTCGTCTCGGCGAGCATGCTGCTCGTGCCGACGCTCGCGGCCTTCGTCGTGATGGAGCCCGGGACGTCCTTCTCGACGTTCCTGCTGGTCGGGCTGCTGGCCGGGATCGGCGGCGGCAACTTCGCCTCCTCCATGACCAACATCAACGCCTTCTTCCCGCTCAGGGAGAAGGGCTGGGCGCTCGGCCTCAACGCCGGCGGCGGGAACGTCGGTGTGCCCGTCATCCAGCTCGTCGCGCTCGCGATCATCGGGGCGAGCGGCGGGCCCCGGGTGCTGCTCGGCATCTACATCCCGCTGATCCTCGTGGCCGCCGTCCTCGCCGCGCGCTTCATGGACAACCTCACCACGGTGAAGAACGACACCGGAGCGGCCAAGGACGCGGCCAGGGACGCCCACACCTGGATCATGTCGGTGCTGTACGTCGGCACCTTCGGTTCCTTCATCGGCTACAGCTTCGCCTTCGGACAGGTGCTGACCACCCAGTTCGGGCGGACACCGCTCCAGGCGGCCTACCTCACGTTCATCGGACCGCTGCTCGGCTCCCTCGTCCGTCCGCTGGGCGGCAGGCTCGCCGACCGGTACGGCGGTTCGAGGATCACCCTGTGGAACTTCGTCGCCATGGCCGCGGCCACCGCGGTCCTCGTCGTGGCCAGCATGGAGAGGTCGCTGGCGCTGTTCGTGACCGTGTTCGTGGCGCTGTTCGTGCTCAGTGGGCTCGGCAACGGCTCGACGTTCAAGATGATCCCGCACATCTTCCACTCCAAGGCGCTGGCCCGGGGGCTGACGGGAGAGGAGGCCGTGCTGCACGGGCGGCGGCTGTCGGGGGCGGCGATGGGGCTGATCGGCGCGGTGGGAGGCCTCGGGGGCGTCGGGATCAACCTCGCCTTCCGTCAGTCCTTCCTCTCCTCGGGTTCGGGCACCGGTGCCTTCGTCGCCTTCCTGGCCTGCTACGCCGTGTGCATCGCGGTGACCTGGTCGGTATACCTTCGCCGTCCCGCCGGGCGGAGCGGGACCGGGGCGGGACCGGCGGCGGAGGAGACGCGGCGCAGCTACGCCGAGGTGTGACGTAACACTGGTGACATGCGGCGGAACCGAGCCCGTCACGCACGGTTGACAGGCTCGGTCGCCACGTGACTGTGCACGTGGGCGTGAACGGATCGGAGCGCGGCGAGGATGGACGACGTAAGCGACGTAAGTGACGTAAGCGACCGGAGTGGCGCGGGTGGC includes:
- a CDS encoding acyltransferase family protein translates to MTAPPLHPPVGTDTDVPVAPQQKQARRAPVRDRYFDLLRAVALFRVVLYHLMGWAWLPVVFPSMGVMFALAGNLMARSLKRPAVQVVRSRMRRLLPPLWLLGVVGVTGMVLQGWGPNEDGHPGWWWFHLLYWVLPLSDPPFAESVPGIHGILGEDWAAELGGPLWYIRAYLWYVLLSPVLLRALRALPWLTILAPLALSAAFQFGYLNLPGERFPSALTDFSTFGACWVLGMAHQEGILKRLPRYVVPSVAPVIAALGLWYAFREGFKTGYDLDSIPFAQAVWSFATVLLLLHVSPSWTEWPRRLRRWDRLITLLNSRAVTIYLWHNVCILIAATLWDQLWGFEVMYENVPWLLESPWPVLAIAWLLIGSCIVWFGWMEDVAAKRSPQLWPDGGKRTAPKRPRARAAHRG
- a CDS encoding NarK family nitrate/nitrite MFS transporter — encoded protein: MKARGGRWIEYWDPENETFWKETGRRTARRNLFFSVLSEHIGFSVWTLWSVLVLFMGPEYGLSPADKFLLTSVVTLVGAVVRVPYTFAVAVFGGRNWTVVSASMLLVPTLAAFVVMEPGTSFSTFLLVGLLAGIGGGNFASSMTNINAFFPLREKGWALGLNAGGGNVGVPVIQLVALAIIGASGGPRVLLGIYIPLILVAAVLAARFMDNLTTVKNDTGAAKDAARDAHTWIMSVLYVGTFGSFIGYSFAFGQVLTTQFGRTPLQAAYLTFIGPLLGSLVRPLGGRLADRYGGSRITLWNFVAMAAATAVLVVASMERSLALFVTVFVALFVLSGLGNGSTFKMIPHIFHSKALARGLTGEEAVLHGRRLSGAAMGLIGAVGGLGGVGINLAFRQSFLSSGSGTGAFVAFLACYAVCIAVTWSVYLRRPAGRSGTGAGPAAEETRRSYAEV